Proteins found in one Thunnus maccoyii chromosome 5, fThuMac1.1, whole genome shotgun sequence genomic segment:
- the wwox gene encoding WW domain-containing oxidoreductase isoform X6, which yields MAALKYAGMDDTDSDDELPPGWEERSTKDGWVYYANHDEMKTQWEHPKTGKKKRCAGDLPYGWEQETDEKGQIIYVDHINKRTTYFDPRQAFTVEDVVVKPKRYDGNTAALEILQGRDFSDKVVLVTGGNSGIGLETARSFALHGAHVILACRNLSRASKAVSLIQQEWVCVWQ from the exons ATGGCAGCTCTGAAATACGCAGGTATGGACGATACAGACAGTGACGACGAGTTACCTCCTGGATGGGAGGAGAGATCTACGAAAGATGGATGGGTCTACTATGCAAA CCATGATGAGATGAAGACACAGTGGGAGCACCCCaagacaggaaagaaaaaacgTTGTGCTGGAg ATTTGCCATATGGTTGGGAGCAAGAAACTGATGAAAAAGGACAGATAATTTATGTTGA TCACATCAATAAGCGGACCACATATTTTGACCCACGTCAGGCATTTACAGTAGAGGACGTGGTGGTGAAGCCAAAACGGTACGATGGAAATACTGCTGCTCTAGAGATCCTGCAAGGTCGTGACTTCTCTGACAAGGTTGTCCTCGTTACCGGGGGCAACTCCGGCATTG GCCTTGAGACAGCCAGGTCTTTTGCCCTTCACGGTGCCCACGTGATCCTGGCATGTCGAAACCTGTCCCGGGCCAGCAAGGCAGTTAGTCTTATACAGCAGGAGTGG